In Carya illinoinensis cultivar Pawnee chromosome 16, C.illinoinensisPawnee_v1, whole genome shotgun sequence, a single window of DNA contains:
- the LOC122299040 gene encoding kinase-interacting family protein isoform X1, whose protein sequence is MLSALSSPVERWVNSIIMGLWEGDMTTEKIASSFSTSDDQNEANPTPRGRSSFRESRSKPSWLLSTLSDLDARMMTLTMKTVVEDNTGDTFRERAESYYQKRPQLIALLQDLYNGYITLSDRYIQTLAKSHRSNSSRISAVDFDKSDLEEEDGMTNVFDSDAESSLSYQQPPQIMLDGYGTSVGDAIVADLVIKNVEYDILQHEMGVIEQRSSESSRKIDLQKSLLEVLESERLILLNENARLRYRVHALVDENKGLASESTLMKRKASELARCVLKMREGHRVFMLNRRIEDLQAQIYGLEKRNKEYYEQLVQRDQRVKECTGKKNVVEDDVVDDCSKREKQPNLRLKKGSIRGKKGHGWWKRFKNMDLFFCGLDLSCT, encoded by the exons ATGCTATCTGCCCTCTCCTCTCCT GTTGAGAGGTGGGTGAATTCAATAATAATGGGGTTGTGGGAGGGAGACATGACAACAGAGAAAATAGCTtcatctttttcaacttctGATGATCAAAATGAGGCAAATCCTACACCAAGAGGAAGAAGCAGTTTCAGGGAAAGTCGCTCAAAGCCATCCTGGCTTCTGTCCACCCTTTCCG ATTTGGATGCTAGGATGATGACATTGACAATGAAGACGGTTGTAGAAGACAACACCGGTGACACCTTTCGGGAGCGTGCTGAATCTTACTATCAGAAACGGCCTCAGCTAATTGCCCTACTCCAAGACCTCTACAATGGCTACATCACCTTATCTGATCGTTACATTCAAACATTGGCCAAATCTCATCGAAGTAATTCGTCCCGAATCTCAGCTGTGGATTTTGATAAGTCTGatcttgaagaagaagatggcatGACCAACGTGTTTGATTCGGATGCCGAGAGCTCCCTGTCTTACCAACAACCTCCTCAGATAATGCTTGATGGATATGGCACATCGGTAGGTGATGCCATTGTTGCAGATCTCGTGATCAAGAACGTTGAGTATGACATATTACAGCATGAGATGGGCGTTATAGAGCAGCGCAGTAGTGAGTCCTCAAGGAAGATAGATTTGCAGAAGAGCTTGCTTGAAGTGCTAGAGTCAGAGAGGCTAATACTACTGAATGAGAATGCAAGGTTACGGTATAGGGTGCATGCATTGGTGGATGAGAACAAAGGGTTGGCGTCAGAATCTACACTCATGAAGAGGAAGGCTAGCGAGTTGGCAAGATGTGTGCTGAAGATGAGGGAAGGTCATAGGGTTTTCATGCTCAATCGTAGAATAGAGGATCTTCAGGCACAGATTTATGGGTTGGAGAAGAGGAACAAGGAGTACTATGAGCAGCTTGTACAGAGAGACCAACGTGTTAAAGAATGCACAGGAAAAAAGAATGTTGTTGAGGATGATGTCGTGGATGATTGCTCTAAAAGGGAGAAGCAGCCCAATCTGAGATTGAAGAAGGGTAGTATCCGTGGGAAGAAAGGTCATGGATGgtggaaaaggttcaagaacATGGACTTGTTTTTTTGTGGGCTCGACTTAAGTTGTACTTGA
- the LOC122299040 gene encoding kinase-interacting family protein isoform X2, protein MMTLTMKTVVEDNTGDTFRERAESYYQKRPQLIALLQDLYNGYITLSDRYIQTLAKSHRSNSSRISAVDFDKSDLEEEDGMTNVFDSDAESSLSYQQPPQIMLDGYGTSVGDAIVADLVIKNVEYDILQHEMGVIEQRSSESSRKIDLQKSLLEVLESERLILLNENARLRYRVHALVDENKGLASESTLMKRKASELARCVLKMREGHRVFMLNRRIEDLQAQIYGLEKRNKEYYEQLVQRDQRVKECTGKKNVVEDDVVDDCSKREKQPNLRLKKGSIRGKKGHGWWKRFKNMDLFFCGLDLSCT, encoded by the coding sequence ATGATGACATTGACAATGAAGACGGTTGTAGAAGACAACACCGGTGACACCTTTCGGGAGCGTGCTGAATCTTACTATCAGAAACGGCCTCAGCTAATTGCCCTACTCCAAGACCTCTACAATGGCTACATCACCTTATCTGATCGTTACATTCAAACATTGGCCAAATCTCATCGAAGTAATTCGTCCCGAATCTCAGCTGTGGATTTTGATAAGTCTGatcttgaagaagaagatggcatGACCAACGTGTTTGATTCGGATGCCGAGAGCTCCCTGTCTTACCAACAACCTCCTCAGATAATGCTTGATGGATATGGCACATCGGTAGGTGATGCCATTGTTGCAGATCTCGTGATCAAGAACGTTGAGTATGACATATTACAGCATGAGATGGGCGTTATAGAGCAGCGCAGTAGTGAGTCCTCAAGGAAGATAGATTTGCAGAAGAGCTTGCTTGAAGTGCTAGAGTCAGAGAGGCTAATACTACTGAATGAGAATGCAAGGTTACGGTATAGGGTGCATGCATTGGTGGATGAGAACAAAGGGTTGGCGTCAGAATCTACACTCATGAAGAGGAAGGCTAGCGAGTTGGCAAGATGTGTGCTGAAGATGAGGGAAGGTCATAGGGTTTTCATGCTCAATCGTAGAATAGAGGATCTTCAGGCACAGATTTATGGGTTGGAGAAGAGGAACAAGGAGTACTATGAGCAGCTTGTACAGAGAGACCAACGTGTTAAAGAATGCACAGGAAAAAAGAATGTTGTTGAGGATGATGTCGTGGATGATTGCTCTAAAAGGGAGAAGCAGCCCAATCTGAGATTGAAGAAGGGTAGTATCCGTGGGAAGAAAGGTCATGGATGgtggaaaaggttcaagaacATGGACTTGTTTTTTTGTGGGCTCGACTTAAGTTGTACTTGA